Proteins co-encoded in one Neofelis nebulosa isolate mNeoNeb1 chromosome 2, mNeoNeb1.pri, whole genome shotgun sequence genomic window:
- the MTERF4 gene encoding transcription termination factor 4, mitochondrial isoform X2, producing MAALGRQVFDWHRLIPLTWAHVARQTPLGEQKRTSVSLLCPLTTASNGGGLQKVSCVEPKKYVREPECRTHLTPDPLERTPVAGGFLERENVISALLDMGFSDIHVNELLSMWPSVPPQQLLDIISELILLGLNPEPLYVALKKSPELLKLPIMQMRKRSSHLRKLGLGEGKLKTVLLCCPEIFTMHQRDIDSIVGVLKEKCLFTVQQVTKILHRCPYVLQEDPGELEYKFQYAYFRMGVKHADVVRTDLLQYSITKIKQRHVFLERLGRYQTPDKKGQTQVPNPLLRDILRVSEAEFLARTACSSAEEFEVFKKLLAREEEEKSESPVPDNKSLSLDEEEEEE from the exons ATGGCGGCGCTCGGCAGGCAG GTCTTTGACTGGCACCGCCTGATCCCCCTCACCTGGGCGCATGTTGCTAGGCAGACTCCTCTCGGAGAACAGAAAAGGACGTCTGTATCTTTGTTGTGTCCACTGACCACAGCCTCCAATGGAGGGGGCCTCCAGAAGGTATCCTGCGTGGAACCCAAAAAGTATGTGCGGGAACCAGAGTGCAGGACACATCTCACCCCGGACCCCCTTGAGAGGACTCCTGTGGCTGGAGGGTTCTTAGAGCGAGAGAACGTCATCAGTGCCCTCCTGGACATGGGTTTCAGTGACATCCACGTTAATGAATTGCTCAGTATGTGGCCAAGTGTGCCCCCCCAACAGTTGCTGGACATCATTTCAGAATTAATACTCTTGGGTTTGAACCCAGAGCCTCTGTATGTGGCCCTAAAGAAAAGCCCTGAGCTGCTGAAGCTGCCTATAATGCAGATGAGGAAACGCTCCAGTCACCTGCGGAAGCTTGGGCTTGGAGAAG GGAAACTCAAGACGGTGCTTCTCTGCTGCCCTGAAATCTTCACCATGCACCAGAGGGACATCGACAGCATTGTCGGAGTTCTCaaggagaaatgtcttttcacgGTACAGCAGGTGACCAAGATTTTGCACAGGTGCCCGTATGTTCTTCAAGAGGACCCCGGTGAACTGGAGTACAAGTTCCAG TATGCCTATTTCAGGATGGGGGTTAAGCACGCGGACGTGGTGAGGACTGACTTGCTGCAGTATTCCATCACCAAGATCAAGCAGAGACATGTGTTCCTTGAGCGCCTAGGACGGTACCAAACCCCTGATAAGAAGGGCCAGACCCAGGTCCCCAATCCTTTACTCAGGGACATCCTCAGAGTGTCAGAAGCTGAGTTTCTGGCCAGGACAGCCTGTTCTTCTGCTGAGGAGTTTGAAGTTTTTAAGAAGCTCTTGGCtcgggaggaggaagagaagtccGAGAGCCCCGTGCCTGACAATAAAAGCTTAAGTCTGgacgaggaagaggaggaggagtga